From Podospora bellae-mahoneyi strain CBS 112042 chromosome 3, whole genome shotgun sequence, the proteins below share one genomic window:
- a CDS encoding hypothetical protein (COG:G; EggNog:ENOG503NUVP), producing MQFPNNVLAFGSLFVVAGYAQDTDTSTSAVDTTLITSVSIELSTTGTTLPSATDIYSGTVTNALGDSTGLIKPRPTTEGGGPLDTVYACGDTTVIDQFSYGSPLVKDCWDVYNGLDGKTDPWILDHMWEQRAFASSGTCVIGAQIVSQTDYPSYVGSEDFRIAIKKSIEQFAKKDDKSQELVGTKGYMQCGTFFLSYSLACQNMVS from the exons ATGCAATTCCCCAACAACGTCCTGGCTTTCGGTAGCCTCTTTGTCGTCGCTGGCTATGCTCAGGACACAGAtacctccacctcggcggTCGACACCACCCTCATAACCTCCGTCAGCATCGAGCTCTCCACCACAGGCACCACACTGCCCAGTGCCACGGATATCTACAGCGGCACTGTCACCAACGCCTTGGGCGATTCTACCGGCCTCATCAAACCTCGCCCCACCACCGAGGGCGGCGGCCCTCTCGACACAGTCTACGCCTGCGGAGACACCACCGTCATTGACCAGTTCAGCTACGGCTCTCCCCTAGTGAAGGACTGCTGGGACGTCTACAACGGTCTGGACGGGAAAACCGACCCTTG GATCTTGGATCACATGTGGGAGCAGCGTGCTTTTGCGTCGTCGGGTACCTGTGTCATCGGCGCCCAGATCGTTAGCCAGACCGACTATCCTTCGTATGTTGGCAGTGAGGACTTTCGCATCGCTATCAAGAAGTCGATTGAGCAGTTTGCCAAGAAGGATGACAAGAGCCAGGAGCTTGTCGGCACCAAGGGTTATATGCAATGCGGCACGTTTTTTCTCTCCTATTCCCTTGCCTGTCAGAATATGGTATCTTGA
- a CDS encoding hypothetical protein (EggNog:ENOG503NW1P; COG:S), protein MTSTWYKSRSRYTNRKYDDASKAQASPPPPLGNLVQTIEISDLDMNLNSKIASPSISDCRLITSYNWLEGKEAAPTILVPAKPPLWAPVASPSRLNEDNGTYFRDKNAARFPKHPLEPCVIAAMEADNNISPEVDIVACGSTLGNLLRFVRRQDKPFRILVDKIHNTVFFTRRENTPTEIIPGVRGYGHSFPEANTIWEPDVKGSASHQRIVRYTFGGHRILVRFEADGYIKPHAQGPSSVNSTSSTTVKDRTSLADLLSEADMGLASQTTATLAETAINVKFGGELIPQAQVFDLKTRSIYTKDKKDHLAEELPRLWVSQIPTFILAFHAQGLFIKADIQIKDVREDVQRWELDHQAELAQLKSLIDMIIEVVSDMPDQKMELRYAGIGGLEVRERLADVNDALSDAVKARWGLQGGALTDESDDGVGEPETQGSDHDSFDPETDVNKDDSDEDHRYYHDNLYGYDYEKELPDYTACSADECGYCGKCPY, encoded by the exons ATGACTTCGACTTGGTACAAATCTCGCAGCCGCTACACCAACCGGAAGTATGATGATGCTTCGAAGGCCCAggcatctcctcctccgccattGGGGAACCTGGTTCAAACCATCGAGATATCTGATCTCGATATGAATCTCAACAGCAAGATCGCCTCACCTTCAATCAGCGACTGCAGACTCATCACATCATACAACTGGCTTGAGGGGAAGGAAGCCGCACCAACGATCCTTGTGCCTG CCAAGCCACCTTTGTGGGCTCCAGTTGCATCTCCGTCGCGTCTCAACGAAGACAATGGGACTTACTTCCGAGACAAAAACGCGGCCCGGTTCCCGAAGCATCCACTGGAGCCGTGTGTTATTGCTGCCATGGAGGCAGACAACAACATCTCTCCCGAGGTTGATATCGTGGCTTGTGGAAGCACCTTGGGCAACCTCCTTCGCTTTGTTCGCCGGCAAGACAAGCCGTTCCGAATCCTCGTTGACAAAATCCACAATACCGTCTTCTTCACGAGACGTGAGAACACACCCACCGAGATCATTCCCGGAGTCCGTGGATACGGTCACAGCTTTCCCGAGGCTAACACCATCTGGGAGCCTGATGTCAAGGGGTCGGCCTCGCACCAACGCATCGTTCGATATACCTTCGGTGGTCATCGCATCCTAGTTCGCTTCGAAGCAGATGGATACATCAAGCCCCATGCTCAAGGCCCTTCCTCGGTCAATAGCACCTCGTCCACAACCGTCAAGGATCGGACATCTCTTGCTGATTTACTCTCTGAAGCTGACATGGGACTTGCATCCCAGACCACTGCTACATTAGCCGAGACCGCCATCAACGTCAAATTCGGCGGTGAGCTTATTCCGCAAGCTCAAGTCTTTGATCTCAAGACCCGTAGCATCTacaccaaggacaagaaggatcATCTTGCCGAGGAACTGCCCCGTCTATGGGTCTCCCAAATCCCCACGTTCATTCTCGCCTTTCACGCCCAGGGGCTGTTTATAAAGGCGGATATTCAGATCAAGGACGTCAGGGAGGATGTCCAACGTTGGGAGTTGGATCACCAGGCTGAGCTTGCACAGCTCAAGAGTCTCATTGATATGATCATCGAGGTTGTCTCCGACATGCCTGACCAGAAGATGGAGCTGAGGTATGCGGGAATTGGCGGGCTAGAAGTACGTGAGCGGCTTGCGGATGTGAACGATGCGCTTTCTGATGCAGTCAAGGCTCGGTGGGGGTTGCAGGGTGGGGCCTTGACagatgagagtgatgatggggttggcgaGCCTGAAACTCAGGGATCTGATCATGACTCTTTTGACCCCGAGACTGATGTCAACAAGGACGACAGCGATGAAGATCATCGGTACTACCACGACAACCTGTACGGCTACGACTATGAGAAGGAGTTGCCCGATTACACAGCTTGTTCGGCAGACGAGTGCGGGTACTGTGGGAAGTGTCCTTACTAG
- a CDS encoding hypothetical protein (COG:O; EggNog:ENOG503NXU6): MSFPVDNTAGNNNANIMASDPRLIYYDIAFAVPREKNTAAPNPWKARYALNFKGVPYRTEWVQMLDITKVRKGLGASACRKFADGTDYYTLPVLKDSTTGAIVGDSFDIALYLQETFPDSGSGDLFPEQPDLNYVCPGAEEVLIPLSKREDVQHKDYSKFNTNVDWAFTLHTALMASGMKWDKEFEQGIKDEFVRRLGAKSWEDMGVHGEKRVHMLESLKQTLTGLAGLYKRNENGPFLLGDRASHADFIVGGWLRFMERTLPADEWKQAEGWHDGVFGKLHAALQERFGDVK; encoded by the coding sequence ATGAGCTTTCCCGTCGACAACACAGCAGGAAACAACAACGCAAACATCATGGCATCAGACCCTCGCCTGATCTACTACGACATCGCCTTTGCCGTCCCCCGCGAAAAAAACACCGCGGCCCCTAACCCCTGGAAGGCCCGCTACGCCCTCAACTTCAAAGGCGTCCCCTACAGGACAGAATGGGTGCAGAtgctcgacatcaccaaagTCCGCAAGGGGCTCGGGGCGTCGGCCTGCCGGAAATTCGCCGACGGGACTGATTACTACACTCTGCCGGTGCTAAAAGACAGCACAACCGGCGCGATTGTCGGCGACTCATTCGACATTGCGCTCTACCTTCAGGAGACGTTCCCCGACTCTGGGTCCGGGGATTTGTTTCCCGAGCAGCCCGACCTGAATTATGTCTGTCCTGGCGCGGAGGAGGTCTTGATTCCGCTGAGCAAGAGGGAGGATGTTCAGCACAAGGACTATTCCAAGTTCAACACGAATGTTGATTGGGCGTTCACCCTGCACACGGCGTTGATGGCGTCGGGGATGAAGTGGGATAAGGAGTTTGAACAAGGAATCAAAGACGAATTTGTGAGACGGCTTGGGGCGAAATCGTGGGAGGATATGGGGGTTcatggggagaagagggtgcaTATGTTGGAGTCGCTGAAACAGACATTAACGGGCCTGGCGGGGTTGTATAAACGGAATGAAAACGGGCCCTTCCTGCTTGGGGACAGGGCTTCGCACGCCGATTTTATTGTGGGGGGGTGGCTGAGGTTTATGGAGAGGACGTTGCCTGCGGACGAGTGGAAGCAGGCCGAGGGGTGGCATGATGGGGTTTTTGGCAAGTTGCATGCGGCATTGCaggagaggtttggggatgTCAAATAG
- the CTR3_2 gene encoding Copper Transporter integral membrane protein that functions in high affinity copper transport (COG:P; EggNog:ENOG503P3B6): MDHSNHDMTPTSTITSVIAKITSTAAAAAAGGGHGHGGGTGCKISMLWNWNTIDSCFISSSWKITSNQMFGGSCVGVLLLAITMEALRRLTKEYDRYLVKKHREALAGQHNVDVTQGYRPKIWEQAVRAALHMVQFAVGYFIMLLAMYYNGYIIICIFLGAYLGSFMFHWEPLAWDKQLPRRTPHFVAIDQAWRGVDWFIFDTLDMDTK, translated from the exons ATGGACCACTCCAACCACGACATGACACCCAcctcaaccatcaccagTGTGATCGCCAAGATAACCTCgaccgctgctgctgcggcagccggcggcggccatggccacggcggcggcaccggtTGCAAAATTAGCATGCTCTGGAACTGGAACACGATCGACTCCTgcttcatctcctcgtcGTGGAAAATCACCTCAAACCAAATGTTTGGTGGGTCATGCGTCGGCGTTTTGTTGCTCGCCATCACGATGGAagccttgaggaggttgacgaaGGAGTATGACCGGTACCTGGTCAAGAAACATCGTGAGGCATTGGCTGGGCAACACAACGTCGACGTTACGCAGGGGTACAGGCCGAAGATCTGGGAGCAAGCGGTCAGGGCAGCCTTGCACATGGTACAGTTTGCGGTGGGATACTTTATCATGCT GTTGGCGATGTACTACAATGGGTACATCATTATATGCATTTTTCTTGGGGCATATCTCGGGTCCTTCATGTTTCACTGGGAGCCACTCG CGTGGGACAAACAACTGCCACGAAGGACCCCACACTTTGTTGCCATTGACCAAGCATGGCGAGGTGTTGACTGGTTCATTTTTGATACATTAGACATGGATACGAAGTAG